The following proteins are encoded in a genomic region of Pseudoxanthomonas suwonensis 11-1:
- the dapD gene encoding 2,3,4,5-tetrahydropyridine-2,6-dicarboxylate N-succinyltransferase produces MPAWRTPQAAGPRQHRSCTLMATTPKKTPAARKPAAPRKRAAVATEKPGLAELRFSIEDAFERRANLTLDEIDGSTRPLVERAISGLESGEFRVAEPDGNGGWQVNEWLKKAVLLYFRVNDMVVMEGAPGPFWDKVPLRFQGYGEAEFRKLGVRVVPGTVARRGSYFGKDVVLMPSFVNIGAHVGEGTMVDTWATVGSCAQVGKHCHISGGAGIGGVLEPLQASPTIIEDHCFIGARSEVVEGVVVGHHSVIGMGVFIGQSTRIYNRATGEISYGYVPPGSVVVSGSLPAADGSHSLYCAVIVKQVDAKTRAKTSINELLRG; encoded by the coding sequence ATGCCTGCGTGGCGAACTCCGCAAGCGGCTGGACCCCGACAGCACAGGAGCTGCACGCTGATGGCAACGACGCCCAAGAAGACCCCCGCCGCCCGCAAGCCCGCCGCGCCGCGCAAGCGCGCCGCCGTGGCCACCGAGAAGCCGGGCCTGGCCGAGCTGCGGTTCTCGATCGAGGACGCGTTCGAGCGCCGCGCCAACCTCACCCTGGACGAGATCGACGGCTCCACCCGCCCGCTGGTGGAGCGCGCGATCAGCGGCCTGGAGAGCGGCGAATTCCGCGTCGCCGAGCCGGACGGCAACGGCGGCTGGCAGGTCAACGAATGGCTGAAGAAGGCCGTGCTGCTGTACTTCCGGGTCAACGACATGGTCGTCATGGAAGGCGCGCCCGGCCCGTTCTGGGACAAGGTGCCGCTGCGCTTCCAGGGCTACGGCGAGGCCGAGTTCCGCAAGCTGGGCGTGCGCGTAGTGCCGGGCACCGTGGCCCGCCGCGGCAGCTATTTCGGCAAGGACGTGGTGCTGATGCCGAGCTTCGTCAACATCGGCGCGCACGTGGGCGAGGGCACCATGGTCGATACCTGGGCCACGGTCGGGTCCTGCGCCCAGGTCGGCAAGCACTGCCACATCTCCGGCGGCGCCGGCATCGGCGGCGTGCTCGAGCCGCTGCAGGCCAGCCCGACCATCATCGAGGACCACTGCTTCATCGGTGCGCGCTCGGAAGTGGTCGAGGGCGTCGTCGTCGGCCACCACAGCGTGATCGGCATGGGCGTGTTCATCGGCCAGTCCACCCGCATCTACAACCGCGCCACCGGCGAGATCAGCTACGGCTACGTGCCGCCGGGCAGCGTGGTGGTGTCCGGCTCGCTGCCGGCCGCCGACGGTTCGCACTCGCTGTACTGCGCGGTGATCGTCAAGCAGGTGGACGCGAAGACCCGCGCCAAGACAAGCATCAACGAGCTGCTGCGCGGCTGA